One window of Candidatus Nanopelagicales bacterium genomic DNA carries:
- a CDS encoding peroxiredoxin: MSLRLGDEAPDFSAATTDGDIDFHDWKSGSWAVLFSHPADYTPVCTTELGRTAQLSDDFAQRGVKCIAVSVDPLADHLGWAGDIGDVGGTDLNFPIIADPDRDVSTKYDMIHPGEGDTSTVRSVFIIDPDNKVRLTMTYPKSVGRNFTEILRAVDALQLTDAAPVSTPVDWEVGERVIVSPAMSTADAKDRFGEVEEVKPYLRWTAQPSA; this comes from the coding sequence ATGTCACTGCGTCTGGGCGATGAAGCCCCTGACTTCTCCGCCGCCACCACCGACGGAGATATCGATTTCCATGATTGGAAGAGCGGCAGTTGGGCGGTGCTGTTCAGTCACCCTGCCGACTACACGCCGGTCTGCACCACCGAACTGGGACGTACTGCTCAGTTGAGTGACGACTTCGCGCAGCGGGGTGTGAAGTGCATCGCGGTGTCGGTTGATCCGCTCGCCGACCACCTGGGTTGGGCCGGGGACATCGGCGACGTGGGGGGCACGGACCTGAACTTCCCGATCATCGCCGACCCCGACCGCGACGTGTCGACGAAGTACGACATGATCCATCCCGGCGAGGGGGATACCTCCACCGTGCGCTCGGTGTTCATCATCGACCCCGACAACAAGGTCCGCCTGACCATGACCTACCCGAAGTCGGTCGGACGCAATTTCACGGAGATCCTGCGGGCGGTGGATGCGCTGCAACTGACCGACGCCGCGCCGGTGTCCACGCCGGTGGATTGGGAAGTCGGTGAGCGGGTGATCGTTTCCCCCGCGATGTCGACCGCCGACGCGAAGGATCGCTTCGGCGAGGTCGAGGAGGTCAAGCCCTATCTGCGCTGGACCGCGCAGCCCTCGGCCTGA
- the groES gene encoding co-chaperone GroES, whose product MSVSIKPLEDRILVQPLDAEQTTASGLVIPDTAKEKPQEGSVLAVGPGRFDDEGENRIPLDIKTGDTVIYSKYGGTEIKYNGEEYLILSARDVLAIVEK is encoded by the coding sequence GTGTCAGTCTCCATCAAACCGCTCGAGGACCGCATTCTGGTCCAACCACTGGACGCCGAGCAGACCACTGCTTCGGGTCTGGTCATTCCGGATACCGCGAAGGAGAAGCCCCAGGAGGGCAGTGTCCTTGCAGTGGGTCCGGGCCGTTTCGATGACGAAGGGGAGAACCGTATCCCTCTCGACATCAAGACCGGTGACACCGTTATTTACAGCAAATACGGAGGCACCGAGATCAAGTACAACGGTGAGGAGTACCTGATCTTGTCCGCTCGCGACGTGCTCGCGATCGTGGAGAAGTGA
- the groL gene encoding chaperonin GroEL (60 kDa chaperone family; promotes refolding of misfolded polypeptides especially under stressful conditions; forms two stacked rings of heptamers to form a barrel-shaped 14mer; ends can be capped by GroES; misfolded proteins enter the barrel where they are refolded when GroES binds): MSKIIEFDTAARSALERGVDTLADAVRVTIGPRGRNVVIDKSWGAPTITNDGVTIAREIELEDPYENLGAQLVKEVATKTNDIAGDGTTTATVLAQALVHQGLRVVTAGASPIELKRGLDTACQAVVDQLLADARQVDNIDETRQVATVSSQDPEVGDLIAQGFDKVGKDGVISVEDSQSMGVELEFTEGMQFDKGYISPYFITDADRMEAVLEDAAILLVGGKVSAISELLPVLEQAVQAGKPLLIIAEDVEGEALSTLVVNRVRGTLTAVAVKAPAFGDRRKAMLQDMAILTGGTVVTEEVGLKLDQVGLEVLGHARRVVVTKDTTTIVEGHGDAAAVDERVAQIRREMEATDSEWDREKLGERLAKLSGGVCVIKVGAATEVEMKERKHRIEDAVSATRAALEEGVVPGGGSALLHAGRALEELDLPGDEGIGVQVLRRSLAEPLSWIAENAGEPGSVVVHSVTQAGPGVGFDAATGDYTDLIAAGVIDPVKVTRSALQNAVSITGLLLTTEALVVEKPEEPQDDHEHGHGHSHGPGGHSH, from the coding sequence ATGTCCAAGATCATCGAATTCGACACCGCAGCTCGCTCTGCCCTGGAGCGAGGAGTCGACACCCTGGCGGATGCCGTCCGCGTCACGATCGGCCCCCGCGGCCGCAACGTGGTCATCGACAAGTCGTGGGGAGCGCCCACCATCACCAACGACGGCGTCACCATCGCCCGCGAGATCGAACTCGAGGACCCCTACGAGAATCTCGGGGCCCAACTGGTCAAAGAGGTCGCGACGAAGACCAACGACATCGCGGGCGACGGAACCACCACCGCCACCGTGTTGGCCCAGGCTCTCGTGCATCAGGGGCTTCGTGTCGTGACCGCCGGCGCCTCGCCGATCGAACTCAAGCGCGGATTGGACACCGCGTGCCAGGCCGTCGTCGATCAGTTGTTGGCCGATGCCCGCCAGGTCGACAACATCGACGAGACCCGTCAGGTCGCCACAGTCTCCTCCCAGGACCCCGAGGTCGGCGATCTCATCGCGCAGGGATTCGACAAGGTCGGTAAGGACGGTGTGATCTCGGTCGAGGACTCTCAGAGCATGGGGGTCGAGCTGGAGTTCACCGAGGGCATGCAGTTCGACAAGGGCTACATCTCGCCGTACTTCATCACCGACGCCGACCGGATGGAGGCCGTGCTCGAAGACGCGGCGATCTTGCTCGTCGGGGGCAAGGTCAGCGCCATCAGCGAGTTGCTCCCCGTTCTGGAGCAGGCCGTCCAGGCCGGCAAGCCGTTGCTCATCATTGCGGAAGACGTCGAGGGTGAAGCCTTGAGCACCTTGGTCGTCAACCGGGTACGCGGCACGTTGACCGCGGTGGCCGTCAAGGCGCCCGCCTTCGGAGATCGCCGCAAGGCGATGCTGCAGGACATGGCGATCCTCACCGGAGGGACTGTGGTGACGGAGGAGGTCGGGCTCAAGCTCGATCAGGTCGGACTCGAGGTTCTGGGGCACGCTCGCCGGGTGGTGGTCACCAAGGACACCACCACGATCGTCGAGGGTCATGGCGACGCTGCGGCCGTCGACGAGCGGGTCGCCCAGATCCGCCGCGAGATGGAGGCGACCGACTCGGAGTGGGATCGGGAGAAGCTGGGTGAACGCCTGGCCAAACTGTCCGGCGGAGTCTGTGTCATCAAGGTCGGCGCCGCCACCGAGGTCGAGATGAAGGAGCGCAAGCATCGCATCGAAGACGCGGTCTCGGCCACCCGAGCCGCGTTGGAAGAGGGTGTCGTCCCCGGTGGCGGCTCAGCGCTGCTGCATGCGGGCCGCGCTCTCGAAGAGTTGGATCTACCGGGGGACGAGGGCATCGGTGTGCAGGTCTTGCGTCGGTCCTTGGCCGAGCCGCTGTCCTGGATCGCCGAGAACGCTGGTGAGCCCGGCTCTGTTGTCGTCCACAGCGTCACGCAGGCGGGTCCTGGAGTCGGTTTCGACGCGGCCACCGGTGACTACACCGACCTCATCGCCGCCGGAGTGATCGACCCCGTCAAAGTGACCCGTTCAGCGCTTCAGAACGCGGTGTCGATCACGGGTCTGCTGTTGACCACGGAGGCACTCGTCGTGGAGAAGCCCGAAGAGCCGCAGGATGATCACGAGCACGGTCACGGTCATAGTCATGGACCCGGAGGCCACAGCCACTGA
- a CDS encoding WhiB family transcriptional regulator, which translates to MANLKRLPGPNADLWDWQLEAACRRMGSEVFFHPDRERGEAREQREAAAKALCATCPVQRQCLDHALKVREPYGVWGGLTEAERAQLLAQHRRATAV; encoded by the coding sequence ATGGCGAACTTGAAGCGTCTGCCCGGACCGAACGCCGATCTGTGGGATTGGCAGCTCGAAGCGGCCTGCCGCAGGATGGGCTCTGAGGTCTTCTTCCATCCCGACCGGGAACGTGGCGAGGCGCGGGAACAACGCGAGGCGGCCGCCAAGGCCCTCTGCGCCACCTGCCCCGTCCAACGCCAATGCCTCGACCACGCCCTGAAGGTTCGCGAGCCCTACGGTGTCTGGGGTGGCCTGACCGAGGCGGAGCGCGCTCAACTCCTCGCGCAGCACCGCCGCGCCACGGCCGTGTGA
- a CDS encoding MerR family transcriptional regulator, translated as MGATQTADTDHVVDAAEPDVAISVAEAAARVGLTAATLRTWHRRYGLAPSVRTAGGHRRYSASDIARLRAVQQMVAGGVPPAEAVSACLDQSPEALRRMSADEFRDEHPRPRAGGGQVLPLPDGDDDQRGLARAADSLDAPAITRTVMALFDRHGVIPAWEGVVVPVLVALGERWRQTNRGVEIEHVASDAVIAALQAHGETAESSRRPVLLACVPDEQHTLPLFALQAALRDAGQSSVLLGARVPPDAIHAAVRRLRPRAVVLWAQRRELADPELLTGMPTQRPAVQVVPAGPGWSELDLPETDRPHSLSEAVDMITGAA; from the coding sequence GTGGGCGCGACTCAGACAGCCGATACTGACCATGTGGTGGACGCAGCCGAGCCCGACGTCGCCATTTCTGTCGCCGAGGCTGCGGCCCGGGTGGGCCTGACGGCGGCCACCCTACGGACGTGGCACCGGCGATATGGCCTGGCTCCGAGCGTTCGAACCGCGGGTGGGCATCGTCGATACAGTGCCTCCGATATCGCCCGACTCCGGGCTGTCCAGCAGATGGTGGCGGGCGGTGTCCCGCCGGCCGAGGCCGTCTCGGCGTGCCTGGATCAGTCCCCCGAGGCGCTGCGTCGCATGTCGGCTGACGAGTTCCGCGACGAGCATCCCCGGCCTCGCGCCGGAGGGGGGCAGGTCTTACCCCTGCCTGACGGCGATGATGATCAGCGCGGCCTGGCCCGAGCGGCGGATTCCCTCGACGCCCCGGCGATCACCCGGACTGTCATGGCCCTCTTCGATCGTCACGGCGTCATACCTGCGTGGGAGGGCGTGGTTGTTCCCGTGTTGGTGGCGCTGGGGGAGCGGTGGCGTCAGACGAATCGCGGTGTCGAGATCGAACACGTCGCCTCCGACGCCGTGATCGCAGCGCTTCAGGCCCACGGCGAGACCGCCGAATCGTCACGGCGACCCGTCTTGTTGGCATGTGTGCCCGACGAACAACACACGCTCCCGCTCTTCGCGTTGCAGGCCGCCCTGCGTGACGCGGGTCAGTCGTCGGTGCTGCTGGGCGCCCGCGTACCACCCGACGCCATCCACGCGGCGGTGCGCAGGCTGCGACCACGGGCAGTTGTGCTGTGGGCTCAGCGCCGTGAGTTGGCCGACCCCGAGTTGCTGACCGGGATGCCGACTCAACGGCCGGCGGTCCAGGTCGTGCCCGCTGGGCCGGGCTGGTCTGAACTCGACCTACCGGAGACCGATCGACCACACAGCCTCAGCGAGGCGGTCGACATGATCACGGGTGCAGCATGA
- a CDS encoding response regulator transcription factor produces the protein MVSVMVCDDSPSVRAAVRRCLAAIPEVSVISTAASGEELLARYPVERPDVILLDVQMPGMGGCEALRRLHDHDRRVSVLMLTSGEAPGLVAESVSQGALGYLAKDASPQELAAALAVISGDEPHGTGLPHQRQSADPGLTEREQQVLRGMSEGLSNSQIGKELFLSEDTVKTHARRLFRKLSVSDRGHAVAEGFRRGLIS, from the coding sequence ATGGTTTCCGTCATGGTGTGCGATGACTCGCCATCCGTGCGCGCCGCCGTGAGACGCTGCTTGGCTGCGATCCCGGAGGTTTCCGTCATCAGCACCGCCGCCAGTGGCGAGGAACTCCTGGCCCGATACCCCGTGGAGCGTCCGGACGTCATCCTCCTCGACGTGCAGATGCCGGGGATGGGTGGATGCGAGGCCCTGCGCCGACTGCATGACCATGACCGGCGTGTCTCGGTGCTCATGCTGACGTCCGGCGAGGCGCCTGGACTGGTGGCGGAATCCGTCTCGCAGGGGGCGTTGGGATACCTGGCCAAGGACGCATCCCCCCAAGAGCTCGCCGCCGCACTCGCTGTCATCTCCGGCGATGAGCCGCATGGGACCGGACTCCCGCATCAGCGACAGTCCGCCGACCCAGGACTGACAGAGCGGGAGCAGCAGGTTCTGCGGGGCATGAGTGAGGGGCTCAGCAACTCCCAGATCGGCAAAGAGTTGTTCCTGTCCGAGGACACGGTCAAGACTCACGCACGGCGCTTGTTCCGCAAACTCAGTGTCAGCGACCGGGGACATGCTGTCGCCGAGGGGTTCCGGCGTGGCCTCATCAGCTGA
- the guaB gene encoding IMP dehydrogenase has translation MGLTYDDVLLLPNESDVIPSEVDTSTRLTRGITLGIPLVSSAMDTVTEARMAIAMARQGGIGILHRNMSDEEQAVEVDLVKRSEAGMLTNPVTCGPDDTIADVERLCARYRISGAPVVAPDGALVGVVTNRDMRFVEDPSMLVRDIMTPMPLVTAPIGITREDAFALLARHRVEKLPLVDPEGRLAGLMTVKDFTKSEQYPLATKDDSGRLRVGAAVGVGEDSYKRARLLIDAGVDVVVVDTAHGHSRAVIDMVRRIKDDTGVQVIGGNIATAAAATALIEAGADGVKVGVGPGSICTTRVVAGVGVPQITAIHEAARIAGPAGVPVIGDGGLQYSGDIAKALVAGADTVMLGSLLAGCAEAPGDIVFVNGKQFKQYRGMGSLGAMQSRGEARSYSKDRYFQDDVLSDDKLVPEGIEGQVPYRGPLAAVAHQLVGGLRAAMGYSGATDVADLKVKGRFVRITSAGLRESHPHDVQVTSEAPNYYPTGR, from the coding sequence CTGGGACTCACCTACGACGACGTTCTGCTGTTACCCAATGAGTCCGACGTGATCCCGAGCGAGGTGGATACCTCGACCCGGCTGACCCGCGGAATCACGCTGGGAATTCCGTTGGTCTCCAGCGCGATGGATACCGTGACCGAGGCGCGGATGGCGATCGCCATGGCCCGGCAGGGTGGCATCGGCATCCTGCATCGCAACATGTCCGATGAGGAGCAGGCCGTCGAGGTCGACCTCGTCAAACGATCCGAGGCCGGCATGCTCACCAACCCGGTCACCTGCGGCCCGGACGACACGATCGCCGATGTCGAGCGGCTCTGCGCCCGCTACCGCATCTCCGGGGCTCCCGTCGTCGCGCCCGACGGCGCGCTGGTCGGAGTCGTGACCAACCGGGACATGAGGTTCGTCGAGGACCCCTCCATGCTGGTCCGCGACATCATGACCCCCATGCCGCTCGTCACGGCACCCATCGGCATCACCCGCGAGGACGCCTTCGCCCTCCTGGCCCGGCACCGTGTCGAGAAACTCCCGCTGGTCGATCCGGAGGGTCGCCTCGCCGGACTCATGACCGTCAAGGATTTCACCAAGTCCGAGCAGTACCCACTCGCCACCAAGGACGACTCCGGCCGACTGCGGGTCGGTGCAGCCGTGGGCGTGGGCGAAGACTCCTACAAACGCGCCAGGCTGCTCATTGATGCCGGTGTCGACGTCGTGGTCGTCGACACCGCACACGGACACTCGCGCGCGGTGATCGACATGGTGCGCCGCATCAAGGACGACACGGGCGTGCAAGTCATCGGCGGCAACATCGCCACGGCAGCCGCTGCCACCGCGCTCATCGAGGCGGGCGCCGACGGTGTCAAGGTCGGGGTGGGACCCGGCTCCATCTGCACCACGCGGGTCGTCGCCGGAGTCGGCGTTCCCCAGATCACGGCGATCCACGAGGCCGCCCGGATCGCCGGTCCCGCGGGGGTTCCTGTCATCGGTGATGGCGGGCTGCAATACAGCGGGGACATCGCCAAGGCCCTCGTGGCCGGCGCGGACACCGTCATGCTCGGCTCGCTGTTGGCCGGCTGCGCCGAGGCGCCCGGCGACATCGTCTTCGTCAACGGCAAGCAGTTCAAGCAATACCGCGGAATGGGATCACTCGGGGCGATGCAGTCGCGGGGCGAAGCCCGTTCGTACTCCAAGGACCGCTACTTCCAAGACGACGTTCTGTCAGACGACAAACTGGTCCCCGAGGGCATCGAGGGTCAGGTTCCCTACCGGGGCCCGCTGGCGGCGGTCGCCCACCAGTTGGTCGGGGGATTGCGGGCCGCCATGGGCTACTCCGGTGCCACCGACGTCGCGGACCTCAAGGTCAAGGGGCGGTTCGTCCGGATCACGTCCGCAGGTCTGCGCGAGAGCCACCCCCACGATGTCCAGGTGACGTCCGAGGCGCCCAACTACTACCCGACCGGACGGTAG